A window from Phaeocystidibacter marisrubri encodes these proteins:
- the selD gene encoding selenide, water dikinase SelD gives MDVRLTQYSHGAGCGCKISPAVLDSILKHAGDQPHFKNLLVGNETKDDAAVYDLGNGTSVISTTDFFMPIVDDPEDFGRIAAANAISDIYAMGGKPIMAIAILGWPIDKLSEEIAGRVVNGGRDVCNRAGIPLAGGHSIDCPEPIFGLAVTGIVPTEKIKKNKGAQEGDLLYLTKPLGIGMVTTAEKKGIAKPEHVKWAKETMLRLNSPGASFSSWDEVHSLTDVTGFGLLGHLNEICSSSGTTAVVRRNDVPQLDPAIWMDYMEKKSIPGGTTRNFKSYGQHIAPLSDASKTLLCDPQTSGGLLVVVAPEERENFERKCKNEFDLELTPFGKITLPENEPLIRVEDHS, from the coding sequence ATGGACGTACGACTCACACAATATAGTCACGGTGCAGGTTGTGGATGTAAAATATCGCCTGCTGTATTGGACTCCATTTTAAAGCACGCTGGAGATCAACCTCATTTCAAGAACCTCTTGGTAGGAAATGAAACCAAAGATGATGCAGCGGTTTACGATTTAGGCAATGGAACCAGTGTTATCAGCACGACCGATTTCTTCATGCCCATTGTGGATGATCCCGAAGATTTTGGTCGAATTGCCGCTGCCAACGCCATCAGTGATATCTATGCCATGGGCGGTAAACCCATCATGGCCATTGCCATTCTCGGTTGGCCAATCGACAAGTTGAGTGAGGAAATTGCCGGAAGAGTGGTGAACGGCGGTAGAGATGTGTGCAACCGCGCAGGGATTCCACTGGCGGGAGGTCACAGCATTGATTGTCCTGAACCCATCTTTGGATTGGCGGTTACAGGAATTGTACCCACAGAAAAAATAAAGAAAAACAAAGGTGCTCAAGAAGGCGACTTGCTCTACTTGACCAAGCCTCTTGGAATAGGAATGGTAACCACAGCCGAGAAGAAAGGCATTGCCAAACCGGAACACGTAAAGTGGGCAAAAGAAACCATGTTGCGTCTCAACTCTCCTGGCGCTAGCTTCTCTAGCTGGGATGAAGTGCATTCATTAACGGACGTTACGGGCTTCGGACTTCTAGGGCACTTAAATGAAATTTGCTCCTCTTCTGGAACCACTGCTGTAGTGCGTCGCAATGACGTTCCTCAATTGGATCCGGCAATCTGGATGGATTACATGGAAAAGAAATCCATCCCTGGAGGAACAACTCGAAATTTCAAATCTTATGGTCAGCATATTGCCCCACTGAGCGATGCTTCCAAAACGCTACTATGCGATCCGCAAACCAGTGGAGGATTACTCGTTGTGGTAGCCCCAGAAGAGCGTGAAAATTTTGAACGCAAATGCAAAAACGAGTTCGACTTGGAACTCACTCCTTTTGGAAAGATAACATTACCTGAAAATGAACCACTTATCCGAGTGGAAGATCATTCTTAA
- a CDS encoding DUF4386 domain-containing protein, with protein sequence MKKFFKNPGKLAGVAILLIAVAAAFAYGYVWPQFGSSNQALLWEDQQRNVLWMFQAVGAWFVIGVLDLVVTWGLYRHFAEQSQPLSRVSALFRLTYTFILFIAIVQLYNGLPALELENGSVDLQSALTSFETYWSIGLIVFGLHLLSLGALMRKPKWLRVLLYVAGASYVLVHFGLNFMPHHSNLFLLLESILAAPMAIAELSLAVWLILKK encoded by the coding sequence ATGAAAAAGTTCTTTAAAAACCCCGGAAAACTCGCGGGAGTTGCCATACTTCTCATAGCCGTTGCCGCAGCCTTCGCATATGGATATGTCTGGCCACAATTCGGAAGTTCGAACCAGGCCTTGTTGTGGGAAGATCAACAGCGAAATGTCCTATGGATGTTCCAAGCCGTAGGTGCGTGGTTTGTGATCGGAGTGCTCGACTTGGTTGTAACATGGGGCTTATACCGCCATTTTGCTGAACAGAGCCAACCGCTCTCTCGGGTATCTGCCCTTTTTCGATTGACGTATACCTTCATCTTATTCATAGCAATTGTTCAGCTGTACAACGGACTCCCTGCCTTAGAATTGGAGAATGGAAGTGTAGACCTACAGTCAGCCCTAACATCCTTCGAAACCTACTGGTCTATAGGACTCATCGTCTTTGGACTCCATCTCCTCTCTTTGGGAGCTCTAATGCGCAAGCCCAAGTGGCTCCGTGTGCTGTTGTACGTGGCTGGTGCCAGTTATGTACTCGTTCACTTCGGACTCAACTTCATGCCTCATCATTCCAACTTGTTCCTCCTTTTAGAATCCATACTTGCTGCTCCTATGGCGATCGCCGAGCTATCCTTGGCCGTATGGTTAATTCTGAAAAAGTGA
- a CDS encoding acetyl-CoA C-acyltransferase produces MKEVVIVSAVRTPIGSFGGSLASVNAAQLGATAIKGALNKINLDPKEVQEVFMGNVLQANVGQAPARQAAIFAGIGNNVPCTTVNKVCSSGMKSVMLAAQTIKAGDNDVVIAGGMENMSAVPHYLPTGRNGVKLGDIQLVDGLVKDGLTDVYQQTHMGVCADLCATDMKFTREEQDAFALESYRRSAAAWEAGNYSNEVVPVEIPQRRGEPVVMSEDEEYKNLRADKVASLRPVFSKDGTVTAANASTLNDGAAALVLMSREKAESLGLKPIAVVRGYADAAHEPEWFTTAPAKAVPAAIAKAGLTKEDIQFYELNEAFSVVGLANMKLLGITPEQTNVNGGAVSIGHPLGASGARILVTLINVLEQNNAKYGAAGICNGGGGASAVVIERV; encoded by the coding sequence ATGAAAGAAGTCGTAATCGTTTCTGCCGTTCGCACTCCAATCGGAAGCTTTGGTGGAAGTCTCGCTTCAGTGAATGCCGCACAACTCGGCGCCACTGCAATTAAAGGAGCTCTCAATAAAATCAACCTCGACCCTAAAGAGGTTCAAGAAGTATTTATGGGCAACGTGCTCCAAGCCAATGTAGGTCAAGCTCCTGCTCGTCAGGCCGCGATCTTCGCTGGTATTGGTAACAACGTTCCATGTACTACAGTAAACAAAGTATGTTCTTCAGGTATGAAGTCGGTTATGTTGGCCGCACAAACCATTAAGGCCGGCGACAACGACGTAGTGATTGCAGGTGGTATGGAGAACATGTCAGCCGTTCCTCACTACCTTCCTACTGGAAGAAACGGTGTGAAATTGGGCGACATCCAATTGGTAGATGGTCTTGTGAAAGACGGTTTGACCGACGTTTATCAACAAACACATATGGGCGTTTGCGCTGATCTTTGTGCAACTGACATGAAGTTCACTCGCGAAGAGCAAGATGCATTTGCCTTGGAATCTTACCGTAGATCTGCAGCCGCTTGGGAAGCTGGAAATTATAGCAATGAAGTTGTTCCAGTTGAAATCCCGCAGCGTCGTGGTGAGCCTGTAGTGATGTCGGAAGATGAAGAGTACAAGAATCTTCGTGCCGACAAAGTGGCTTCGCTTCGTCCTGTGTTCTCTAAAGACGGTACAGTAACCGCTGCTAACGCTTCTACCTTGAACGACGGTGCTGCTGCACTTGTGTTGATGAGTCGTGAAAAAGCAGAAAGCCTCGGACTTAAGCCTATCGCTGTTGTTCGTGGTTATGCAGATGCGGCACACGAGCCAGAGTGGTTTACAACAGCTCCGGCAAAAGCCGTTCCTGCAGCTATTGCAAAGGCAGGATTGACCAAAGAAGACATCCAATTCTACGAATTGAACGAAGCGTTCTCTGTAGTAGGTTTGGCAAACATGAAGCTTCTGGGTATCACTCCAGAGCAAACAAATGTAAATGGTGGTGCAGTTTCTATCGGACACCCACTAGGCGCATCTGGAGCTCGTATCTTGGTGACACTCATCAATGTACTCGAACAAAACAACGCTAAATATGGCGCAGCTGGCATCTGTAACGGTGGCGGTGGTGCTTCTGCAGTTGTGATTGAACGCGTATAA
- a CDS encoding ArsR/SmtB family transcription factor: protein MGITRTDLHEDIDLELSGIAKALAHPARIAIIRCLLQSKSCITGDLTGQIGLSQPTISQHLKELKAVGIIQGTISGTAVKYCINGERWHEIARMLADLFAEFPNDKCC from the coding sequence ATGGGAATAACGCGGACAGACCTGCATGAGGATATAGATTTGGAACTTTCTGGGATAGCGAAAGCCCTGGCTCATCCTGCTCGAATTGCCATCATCCGATGTTTGTTGCAAAGCAAATCGTGTATAACAGGCGATTTGACTGGGCAAATTGGACTTTCTCAACCGACGATCTCTCAGCATCTAAAAGAGTTGAAGGCTGTGGGCATCATTCAGGGTACCATTTCTGGAACCGCTGTGAAGTACTGTATCAATGGAGAGCGATGGCATGAAATTGCTCGTATGCTGGCTGATTTGTTTGCGGAATTCCCCAATGATAAATGTTGTTAA
- a CDS encoding T9SS type A sorting domain-containing protein — MKRTTLLLLALFVFGYTSEAQMPRSFIRYHFNEETWDTISSLPVAELSDLQLPHKVGLLSQGEMDLPLDTPSTRNGTVRYSVKSPSAEWYNSSQFPHTTAVAIFQVVEGDTSILCSGSMIGPHHVLSAAHCYVSFTSDSIRFDSLLVAPQFNNGTIHPNFKWALVVSAASPIEWYSDFSDITLLELNRPLGNLTGHLGLKSVENPEELENQFYYKLSYPSTYFPVADSTVYNGDTLYFSYGIIDSVGPHYIQIKGATGIPGESGSTFFNRDDGWYAYGVTSLLLDFKHTRLQPWHLYAIARILDNEPVNPLNKSSLVVFPNPSRSVIHIRTHSAINRVELYSITGQTVLSKEVENEVVSLDISPLRTGTYIAKVWTSEEILSAKVVKVR, encoded by the coding sequence ATGAAAAGAACTACTCTACTTCTTCTAGCGCTCTTTGTATTTGGATATACTTCCGAAGCTCAGATGCCTAGGTCATTTATTCGTTATCATTTTAACGAGGAAACTTGGGACACCATCTCCTCTCTTCCGGTGGCAGAACTGTCGGATTTGCAACTTCCGCATAAAGTGGGATTGCTTTCGCAAGGCGAGATGGACCTACCATTGGATACGCCGAGCACCCGCAATGGCACGGTGAGGTACAGTGTAAAAAGCCCGAGTGCCGAGTGGTACAATTCCTCTCAATTTCCGCACACCACAGCGGTGGCAATATTTCAAGTTGTGGAGGGAGACACCAGCATCTTGTGCAGTGGATCTATGATTGGTCCCCATCATGTATTATCAGCAGCACATTGCTATGTCAGTTTCACGAGCGACTCAATTCGCTTTGACTCCCTCTTGGTGGCTCCACAGTTCAACAATGGAACCATTCACCCCAACTTCAAATGGGCGCTAGTTGTCAGTGCTGCCAGTCCCATCGAATGGTACAGCGACTTTTCAGACATTACCCTATTGGAACTCAACCGACCGTTGGGAAACCTCACCGGACATTTGGGACTAAAATCTGTTGAGAATCCAGAGGAACTGGAGAATCAATTCTACTACAAATTGTCTTACCCCAGCACCTACTTTCCTGTAGCAGATTCAACCGTGTACAATGGTGACACGCTTTACTTCAGCTATGGGATCATCGATTCGGTTGGCCCTCACTACATACAAATAAAGGGTGCAACAGGAATACCAGGAGAAAGCGGGAGCACCTTCTTCAACCGTGATGATGGATGGTATGCATACGGCGTTACCTCCCTCCTGCTCGACTTCAAGCACACTCGCCTTCAACCATGGCACCTATATGCCATAGCACGGATTCTGGACAATGAGCCTGTAAATCCTTTGAATAAATCCTCTTTAGTGGTTTTCCCCAACCCAAGTCGCTCGGTCATCCACATCCGAACCCATTCGGCAATAAATCGAGTGGAGCTGTACTCCATCACTGGACAAACGGTATTGAGTAAAGAAGTTGAAAATGAAGTCGTTTCGCTCGACATCAGCCCATTGAGAACGGGCACTTACATCGCTAAGGTATGGACGAGTGAAGAAATACTTTCAGCGAAAGTGGTAAAGGTGAGGTGA
- a CDS encoding OmpA family protein: MRRIARTLGLVIFVGGLSSCVAKKEYEAVVADRDRLRSDSTKLRTDLSDCLQQQEGLLEQNKTISQQYQNERNIWDTEKEVLLTQLDQQGVELDEKNAALRERAERLQELQNRLDEQMEATRALRSAVANALVNFSSDELQVSIENGRVKVSLSENLLFPSASVDLDPKGVEALGKLAVVLKNNPDVDIMIVGYTDSLAIRTARFRNNWDLSVIRATTISSILQEKYGVSGSRLTAAGQSEFVPVATNDTEEGRALNRRTEIFLSPKLDVLMEALDEEEEAILEP, translated from the coding sequence ATGAGAAGGATAGCACGCACATTGGGGTTGGTAATTTTTGTGGGAGGATTGTCTTCCTGTGTCGCCAAGAAGGAATATGAAGCGGTTGTAGCAGATCGAGACAGATTGCGCAGCGATAGCACCAAATTGAGAACAGATCTTTCTGATTGTTTGCAACAACAAGAGGGATTGTTGGAGCAGAACAAAACCATTAGTCAACAATACCAAAACGAGCGTAACATCTGGGATACGGAGAAGGAAGTGCTACTCACCCAGTTGGATCAACAAGGAGTTGAGTTGGATGAAAAGAATGCTGCACTTCGCGAACGAGCGGAGCGTTTGCAGGAGCTCCAAAATCGATTGGATGAGCAAATGGAGGCTACTCGGGCTCTTCGAAGCGCGGTGGCCAATGCCTTGGTCAATTTCTCCAGTGACGAACTGCAGGTGAGTATTGAGAATGGCCGAGTGAAAGTTTCGCTTTCAGAGAATCTTCTCTTTCCATCTGCCAGTGTGGATTTAGATCCAAAAGGGGTTGAGGCCCTGGGCAAGTTGGCCGTAGTTCTCAAGAATAATCCAGATGTGGATATCATGATTGTGGGCTATACCGACAGCTTGGCAATTCGCACTGCACGATTCAGAAACAATTGGGATTTGTCGGTGATTCGCGCAACGACTATTTCATCCATCCTACAAGAAAAGTACGGCGTATCCGGAAGTCGCCTCACCGCAGCTGGACAATCGGAGTTTGTTCCCGTGGCTACTAATGACACAGAAGAAGGTCGGGCTTTAAATAGACGAACAGAGATTTTTCTGTCTCCAAAGCTGGATGTGCTGATGGAGGCTTTAGATGAAGAAGAGGAAGCCATTTTGGAGCCATAA
- a CDS encoding arsenite methyltransferase produces MNSSEELKNIVREKYAEIANQSKEDNAASCCGSGPVSNKVYNIMMDDYSHLEGYSEDADLGLGCGLPTEFANINKGDVVIDLGSGAGNDCFVARHETGPEGKVIGIDFTPEMIAKARANAEKLGYHNVEFRQGDIENMPVNDAIADVVVSNCVLNLVPNKTGVLNDTFRVLKPGGHFSISDVVLVGELPKELKNQAELYAGCVSGAMQMEDYLGQIEKSGFQNVTVQKKKTILLPDDILEKYLTPEQIAEFASREMGIFSITVYAEKPGVKTSKPKVKLSELNADSSCCSPSSGCC; encoded by the coding sequence ATGAACAGCTCAGAAGAACTCAAAAACATCGTTCGCGAGAAATACGCGGAAATCGCCAATCAATCCAAAGAGGATAATGCCGCATCTTGTTGTGGATCAGGGCCAGTATCGAACAAGGTGTACAACATCATGATGGACGATTACTCACATCTAGAGGGGTATTCGGAAGATGCCGACCTCGGTTTGGGATGTGGGTTGCCAACGGAATTTGCCAATATCAACAAAGGGGATGTGGTTATCGACCTCGGTTCAGGGGCAGGAAACGACTGCTTTGTTGCGCGACATGAAACAGGGCCTGAAGGAAAGGTAATTGGTATTGACTTCACTCCAGAAATGATTGCCAAAGCGCGTGCAAATGCAGAGAAACTCGGCTATCACAACGTAGAATTTCGTCAGGGTGATATTGAGAATATGCCTGTAAATGATGCTATTGCCGATGTGGTGGTGAGCAATTGCGTTCTCAACCTTGTACCGAATAAGACAGGTGTTTTGAATGATACTTTCCGCGTACTTAAGCCGGGAGGTCATTTTAGTATTTCGGATGTGGTACTCGTAGGAGAACTTCCAAAGGAGTTGAAGAATCAAGCAGAACTCTATGCAGGGTGTGTTTCTGGAGCGATGCAGATGGAAGACTACCTCGGACAAATTGAGAAGTCGGGTTTCCAGAATGTGACGGTTCAGAAGAAGAAGACGATTCTGTTACCAGATGATATACTGGAAAAGTACCTCACACCAGAGCAAATTGCAGAATTCGCTTCACGTGAAATGGGAATCTTCAGCATTACGGTTTACGCGGAAAAACCGGGTGTGAAGACTTCGAAGCCAAAAGTGAAACTGTCTGAATTAAACGCAGATAGCAGCTGCTGTTCTCCGAGCTCAGGTTGTTGCTAA
- the mnmH gene encoding tRNA 2-selenouridine(34) synthase MnmH: protein MYLSEVKQVPFTTIIQSNGIPVLDVRSPSEFESGHVPGALSFPLFDDDERAEIGTLYKQESQDAAIEKGLEFVGPKMLRLVQSAKELAPNKEVYIYCWRGGMRSGAVKWLLEFAGFKVYKIPGGYKAYRTWVGEVILQYSKNAKWHVLGGMTGSAKTEILLQMKDRGAQVIDLEGLAHHKGSAFGHFLEEKQPSTEHFMNLLVKELVQLDWKRTIWIEDESRLIGKVVLPPELMNAIFTSPITVIEKTVAERAAFLASCYGEAEYEEFERSFNFIKKRLGGPEVQLALEEVRNGNLSKAAEIALKYYDKAYRHALDKKREKQEQNFVDVSGKSVEEIAELLINKEE, encoded by the coding sequence ATGTACCTTTCTGAAGTGAAACAGGTTCCATTTACTACTATAATACAATCTAACGGGATTCCGGTGTTAGATGTTCGTTCTCCTTCTGAATTCGAATCGGGGCACGTCCCCGGCGCGCTTTCATTTCCCTTATTTGATGATGATGAGCGAGCGGAAATCGGCACTCTTTATAAACAGGAGAGTCAGGATGCGGCTATTGAGAAAGGATTGGAATTTGTTGGCCCAAAAATGCTCCGCCTAGTCCAATCTGCCAAAGAATTGGCACCGAACAAAGAAGTGTACATCTACTGCTGGAGAGGAGGAATGCGGAGTGGCGCTGTGAAATGGCTCTTGGAATTTGCGGGGTTCAAAGTGTACAAGATCCCTGGAGGTTACAAGGCTTATCGCACTTGGGTGGGGGAAGTGATTCTTCAGTATTCAAAAAATGCCAAGTGGCACGTACTGGGGGGAATGACGGGTTCTGCAAAGACGGAAATCCTACTTCAAATGAAGGATCGAGGGGCACAAGTCATCGACTTAGAAGGACTCGCCCATCACAAAGGTTCGGCATTTGGTCATTTTCTAGAAGAGAAACAGCCGAGCACCGAACACTTCATGAATCTATTGGTTAAAGAACTTGTCCAGCTCGATTGGAAGAGAACCATTTGGATTGAAGATGAGAGTCGGTTGATTGGCAAAGTGGTTCTGCCTCCCGAATTGATGAATGCCATCTTCACTTCACCCATCACTGTTATAGAGAAAACGGTTGCAGAGCGCGCGGCATTCTTAGCCTCGTGTTATGGTGAGGCTGAATACGAAGAATTTGAACGATCCTTCAACTTTATCAAGAAGCGATTGGGAGGCCCCGAAGTACAATTGGCACTGGAAGAAGTCCGAAATGGAAATCTATCAAAGGCCGCTGAAATTGCATTGAAGTACTACGACAAAGCGTATCGCCACGCGTTGGACAAAAAACGAGAAAAACAAGAACAGAACTTTGTGGATGTTTCGGGGAAATCGGTGGAAGAGATTGCCGAACTTCTGATCAACAAAGAAGAATAA
- a CDS encoding NAD(P)-dependent alcohol dehydrogenase, whose translation MEVKTMKAMVASSYGGPEVFQLRHVPISHPEKDEVLVKVHVASLTTADTMMRVGKPYIGRLFTGIRKPKHPIPGTGFSGVVVAVGENVTRFVEGDEVFGETTLGFSTHAEYVLLPENGVIQHKPENLPHEEAASYGDGVLTAYNFLIEIANLTPGQRVLINGAAGAVGSAGLQIAKHFGAHVTAVASAHNHGKLTQLGADACIDYQTQDFTESNQLFDVVFDAVGKSSYAKCKSILTPNGIYLSTVLKASILWDSFITALTQSTKRAAFAATGLRKDHELNEMLSEVIKIQQKGALHLPIDRQYPLEKLAEAHGYLSTGKKKGNVILRVES comes from the coding sequence ATGGAAGTAAAGACAATGAAAGCAATGGTAGCCTCCTCATACGGAGGTCCTGAAGTATTCCAACTTCGCCACGTTCCCATTTCTCATCCTGAAAAAGATGAGGTATTAGTCAAGGTTCATGTTGCCTCTCTGACTACTGCCGACACCATGATGCGTGTGGGGAAGCCGTATATCGGTCGACTCTTCACCGGAATCCGAAAACCCAAACACCCCATTCCAGGTACAGGTTTCTCTGGGGTGGTTGTGGCTGTTGGTGAAAATGTTACACGATTTGTGGAAGGAGATGAAGTTTTTGGAGAAACCACTCTGGGGTTCAGCACCCATGCTGAATACGTTCTTCTACCCGAAAACGGCGTCATTCAACACAAGCCAGAAAACCTCCCGCATGAGGAAGCGGCTTCCTATGGAGATGGTGTATTGACCGCTTACAACTTCCTGATAGAAATCGCCAATCTAACACCAGGTCAGCGGGTACTGATAAACGGAGCAGCAGGAGCTGTGGGATCCGCGGGACTTCAAATTGCCAAGCACTTTGGTGCCCATGTTACCGCTGTTGCAAGCGCGCACAATCATGGAAAACTCACTCAGTTAGGTGCGGATGCATGTATAGATTACCAAACTCAGGATTTCACGGAAAGCAATCAGCTATTCGACGTTGTATTTGACGCGGTTGGAAAAAGTTCTTATGCCAAGTGTAAATCCATTCTTACCCCAAATGGCATCTATCTATCCACAGTTTTGAAGGCGAGCATCCTTTGGGATTCATTCATCACTGCACTCACTCAGAGTACAAAGCGCGCTGCCTTTGCTGCAACCGGACTTCGTAAAGATCACGAGTTGAATGAAATGCTTTCCGAAGTGATCAAGATTCAACAAAAGGGAGCTTTACACCTGCCCATCGATCGACAATATCCGCTCGAGAAACTGGCCGAAGCCCACGGCTATCTGTCTACGGGAAAGAAGAAGGGAAATGTCATTCTACGCGTGGAATCATGA
- a CDS encoding helix-turn-helix domain-containing protein produces MSNHRTSIAVLPFDHKGATDEYSFFGEGIGEEIIRALSSIPGLRVCSRRSSFSLAESHLSIDELAKKLNVENILEGSVQVAGDQIRISASLIEATSDETYWSNSWHRPLSNIFKVQDEISLLIADQLREHFGHLEISDHLVHMHTRNIDAFTWELKGRRQFNKWNPKDVHTAIDYFKMAIELDPEYLDPRIGLADAYGFLATTGFGDPVSCWKKAKDELDFVHERDPLHAGLNYQLANYEFFTQASYTQAFHYAKITIQSREGYPEGQQFMAFLNMLRGDMKKAGDHIRYARAIDPLNSETRFYEAYYQYRLHNYLRSIAICDELLATNPQNLPALIVKFYGMILSGKAEPLLRELKHARDSLLLPDEKLGLETMVYHALDYRDESEQSYAELKLRSQNNSSPQADAYFYLNAARRGLADEAFSVLDKLFSHRSAILLLNFSDPLASGLQSDPRHSEYYRRIFQLESEPKPAKKSNLSLTNVDDIKAQLKRWMEVEQIYLDPKLNLRSLASSLNIHPNQLSWLLNEELQVNFNDFINLFRIEHFIRLATDTSNAHISFIGLAYESGFNSKSVFNTSFKKLKGQTPSQYISSLK; encoded by the coding sequence ATGTCCAATCACCGCACCTCCATTGCTGTTCTGCCCTTTGATCATAAGGGAGCAACCGATGAATATTCTTTCTTCGGAGAAGGGATTGGGGAAGAAATCATTCGGGCATTGAGTTCTATTCCTGGACTGCGGGTTTGTTCGAGACGATCGTCCTTTTCACTGGCAGAATCACACTTATCTATTGACGAACTCGCGAAGAAGTTGAACGTGGAAAATATTCTAGAAGGTTCGGTTCAAGTTGCCGGTGATCAAATTCGGATTTCGGCAAGCTTGATCGAGGCAACTTCGGATGAGACGTATTGGTCGAATTCCTGGCACCGCCCACTTTCCAATATTTTTAAAGTTCAGGATGAGATTAGCCTGTTGATTGCCGACCAACTGCGAGAGCACTTTGGTCACCTCGAAATCTCTGATCACTTGGTTCACATGCATACGAGGAATATCGATGCCTTCACATGGGAACTGAAGGGACGAAGACAGTTCAACAAGTGGAATCCGAAAGATGTACACACGGCTATCGACTACTTTAAAATGGCGATTGAGCTAGATCCGGAGTACCTCGATCCCCGTATCGGACTGGCGGATGCCTATGGATTTTTGGCCACTACTGGATTTGGTGATCCTGTTTCTTGCTGGAAAAAGGCGAAAGATGAATTGGACTTTGTTCACGAACGCGATCCACTTCATGCAGGTCTGAATTATCAGTTGGCTAACTACGAATTCTTCACACAAGCTTCGTACACTCAGGCCTTTCACTATGCGAAGATCACCATCCAATCTAGAGAAGGGTATCCGGAAGGTCAGCAGTTTATGGCCTTTCTAAACATGCTGAGAGGCGACATGAAAAAAGCAGGAGATCATATTCGTTATGCCCGCGCCATCGACCCACTCAATTCAGAAACTCGTTTCTACGAAGCGTATTACCAATATCGACTGCACAACTACCTCCGCAGTATTGCCATTTGTGATGAATTGCTGGCCACTAACCCGCAAAACCTGCCTGCACTCATTGTCAAATTCTATGGGATGATTCTCAGCGGGAAGGCAGAGCCATTGCTAAGGGAATTGAAGCACGCTCGTGATAGTTTGCTCCTACCCGACGAAAAACTAGGTCTTGAAACGATGGTTTATCACGCCCTTGATTATAGGGATGAGAGTGAGCAATCCTATGCGGAATTAAAGTTGCGATCTCAAAACAACTCCTCCCCTCAGGCGGATGCCTACTTCTACTTGAACGCAGCTCGAAGAGGACTTGCTGATGAGGCTTTTTCGGTACTCGACAAACTCTTCTCACATCGATCCGCTATCCTACTTCTCAATTTTTCTGACCCTTTGGCCAGCGGATTACAAAGCGACCCTCGCCACTCGGAATACTACCGACGAATCTTTCAATTGGAAAGCGAGCCAAAGCCTGCTAAGAAATCAAATCTCAGCTTGACCAATGTTGACGATATCAAGGCACAATTGAAAAGATGGATGGAAGTGGAACAGATCTATCTCGACCCAAAACTCAATTTGAGAAGTCTCGCTTCATCGCTGAACATTCATCCCAATCAACTCTCTTGGTTGTTGAATGAAGAACTTCAAGTGAACTTCAACGACTTTATCAATCTGTTCAGAATAGAGCATTTTATTCGATTGGCAACCGACACGTCCAATGCGCACATATCCTTCATCGGGCTCGCTTACGAAAGTGGCTTCAACAGCAAATCCGTCTTCAATACCAGTTTCAAAAAATTGAAAGGCCAAACTCCCAGTCAGTATATCTCCAGCTTGAAGTAG
- a CDS encoding C40 family peptidase yields the protein MEYGICPLSIVPMRAEPSDLSEMVNQALFGEAFKIVDQRKLWYRIRLAHDGYEGWIDKKQAELITKEKYTALTKAHLPLAGAPVDMLQSKNHLDHLMVVQGSFLPGLNKTDYVEIGERTYSAPHEIIREKGPKADLVEWAYSYINTPYLWGGRSPFGIDCSGFTQLVYRMIGHSIPRDASEQANCGEALSFIEEAEPGDLAFFDNSDGKIIHVGILLKDNYIIHASGKVRLDRLDQSGIHNAELRTHTHRLRVIKKIL from the coding sequence ATGGAATACGGAATTTGTCCGCTTAGTATTGTACCAATGAGAGCTGAGCCATCTGACTTAAGTGAGATGGTGAATCAGGCCCTGTTTGGTGAAGCGTTCAAAATAGTGGATCAACGCAAGTTGTGGTACCGTATTCGCCTAGCCCACGATGGTTACGAAGGCTGGATCGATAAGAAACAAGCCGAACTGATCACCAAGGAAAAATACACCGCGCTGACCAAAGCGCACCTTCCTCTGGCAGGCGCTCCCGTAGATATGTTGCAGAGTAAAAATCACCTGGATCACTTGATGGTAGTTCAAGGGAGTTTTTTGCCCGGTTTGAACAAAACGGATTATGTTGAAATCGGTGAGAGAACGTATTCTGCACCCCATGAAATCATTCGAGAAAAAGGTCCAAAAGCGGATTTGGTAGAATGGGCATACTCCTACATCAACACCCCTTATTTGTGGGGCGGCAGGTCTCCATTTGGAATTGATTGTAGTGGCTTTACCCAGCTCGTCTATCGCATGATTGGTCATTCTATCCCTCGAGATGCCAGTGAGCAAGCCAATTGTGGTGAAGCCCTCAGTTTTATTGAGGAAGCAGAACCGGGCGACCTAGCCTTCTTTGATAATTCAGATGGCAAAATCATCCACGTGGGAATTTTGCTGAAAGACAATTACATCATTCACGCCAGTGGGAAAGTCCGCTTAGATCGCCTTGACCAAAGCGGAATACACAACGCGGAGTTGCGCACGCATACACACAGACTCCGCGTTATCAAAAAAATCCTCTAG